AAATTAAGGTGGTGTTGAGGACACAAAAACAAGATGGAGGTGCtggggacacaaagacaagatgaaggcgGTGTTGAGGACACAAAAACAAGATGAATGTGGTGTTGAGGACACAAAcacaagatgaaggaggtgccagggaaacaaagacaagatgaaggaggtgccggggacacaaagacaagatgaaggtggtgttgaggacacatagacaagatgaaggaggtgccGGGGAAAAAAGACAAAATGAAGGAGGTGCCGGGGACACAAGGACAAGATGAAGGCGGTGttgaggacacaaagacaagatgaaggaggtgctgaggacacaaagacaagatgaaggaggtgccggggaaacaaagacaagatgaaggcgGTGTTGAGGACACAAAAACAAGATGAATGTGGTGttgaggacacaaagacaagatgaaggaggtgccggggacacaaagacaagatgaaggcgGTGTTGAGGACACAAAAACAAGATGAAGGCGGTGTTGAGGACACAAAAACAAAATGAATGTGGTGTTGAGGACACAACAACAAAATTAAGGTGGTGTTGAGGACACAAAAACAAGATGGAGGTGCtggggacacaaagacaagatgaaggaggtgctggggacacaaaaacaagatgaaggaggtgccggggacacaaagacaagatgaaggtggtgttgaggacacaaagacaagatgaaggtggtgttgaggacacaaagacaagatgaaggtggTGTTGAGGACACAAAAACAAGATGAATGTGGTGTTGAGGACACAAAGGCAAGATGAAGGTGGTGTTGAGGACACAAACACAACCTTCAGTCTTCGGGACAGTTGAAACGTCGCCATGGCGATCTTACTTGGTGCTCAGGGCCCGCAGGTCGCTCAGCCAGCTGGTCCGGTGCAGCTGGTGTTGGTGCCGGGCTTCTATGGCGCCGCGTTTGGGCTCCTGCACCACCAGGAGCAGCAGCAGCACCGCCAGCAGCCCCAACGCTGGTGTCACCTGCGGCACAGGAAGTGAGCACCCAGCagacatgcacacgcacacacgcactccACCCACCCGCAGCGCCCAGTGCCAGTCCTCCGTCACGTTGCTGACTTGCGAGCCCACGATGTAGCCCAGACCGCTGGTGGCGACAAGACCGTCACATTTCAGGTGTCTCGAGGAGCGGCGTGCGTGAGGCTCCGCCTACCTGCCCACCGGGATGGCGAAGTAAAAGACAGACAGCATGTTTGTCCTGGTCTCTTTGACGAAGAGGTCGGCGATGATGGTGGGCGCGATTGTGGAGTAGCTGGCCTCGCCCACGCCCACCAGGCCGCGGGTCAGCAGCAGCGCCCAGAAGTGCTGTGGCACAGGAAGACAGGTGAACACGCCCACAATTTcaggctcccccccccccccccccactcaccTCCTTGGGCGTGTAGGAGCTGGCGAGCGTCACCAGGGACCAGAAGGCGATGCCGCCGCTCATGATCCACTTCCTGTTGTACCTGTCGCCCAGGTAACCGAAGAGCGGCGCCAGGACCATGTAGCTGCAGATGAAGACTGAGCAAACAGGAAGTGAGCTCACAGACGGCCGCACCTGTCCACGCCCGCTTCCGCTTACCCGTTTGGAGCAGGCCCGACTTGCCGTCGTCGATCCCGAAGTAATGCTCGATGTCGGGAAGAACGCCTGGCGGAGAAAGGGCAGGTGAAGGTGCGTTGTGGGCGTGTCCTACCAGCGTGCGTACCTGCCACCGTGAACCTGTCCATGTAGTTGAGGAGGTTGATGTAGCACAGGACCAGCACCGTCACCACCGCGCGCGTGGCCGACACGCCGCTCGCAGGCTCCTCCCTCTCCGCCGCCTCCTCCCTCTCCTCCGCCTCGCTGTCGTCGTCAGACAAGAACGGCGCAGAGTCCGACGCGGGCGCCTCCAGAGACATGGCGCGGGCGCAGGAAGTGGGCTTTATTGACAGGCGTACCTAATACAGTGGCCCGGCGGAAACGACCCGCAGGTGGCTCGGGCCGGGTGACGTCAAAACGAAGTGGGCGTGGCGACACCGAGGCTCCGCCTCTCCCTGATGAAACTGCCGGATCTCCTCCCTCGGGAACATGAGCGCGGCCGTCAAGACGCCATCGGGGCCACTTCCTGTAATGCGCCGACGAAAAGAGGACAAGCAGTTTGAGAAATGAAAGTCTACTAACACGTGACTTCGTTCGCAGCCAATCAGTGGATGACTTGGTCCGTCACGTGACCGATTATTGCTGTAAAAATACAACACGAGTCAAGCGTTTCTAATGCATAACACAACTATTTATACTACTGGTAGACATATTTATGATGATGTTGACCGACATTACCTCGCTGAATTCCAAGCGACTTTACTTCGACGAGCTTGTTTACCTCGCAGGTTGAGTCAGACGTAGAGACTGTTTGTCCACTTCCGGTCAAACCTTGGCCTATCGCGCGCGCACAAGCCGTCTAAAGTCGTCTTGCTCGGCCGCGTTTGCACGTCTACTTTCACCACTTGATGACCTTTAGGGCTAAGACTtgttaaaacttcaaaaaagacGCGTCTGCTGCCGCCATGACCCTTGCGGACGGATTGTTGTTTCGCAGCTCACGTGACGGCACGTCACGTGTCCACACAGAGCCAATCAGACGACGAGTACTCGTCTGGCCCGTCAACTTCCggaaaacggcaaaataaaatcaGTGCGAGGTAGTGAATCAgcgattaaaaaataatacacttaTTTTGACTTTAGAGATGACAtgtaaaaccaaaacattttttttattattgtcctCAATGAAAATAACTCGTAAAGTACATATATGAATGAATTATTTCAACTTCAAAAATGACGTGTAAAAACAAGTTATTGTCTTTAATGTAGCCGCGTGTCCTGTGTACTtatctaataaaataataaacgggagaCATTAGAGGAGGTCTAGTAGCCACCGCTTCTTTAATGTTATCTTCACACGCCTTTTTTTTCTTAGAAACGTTTATTTATAATTTTCaccatttacaaacagttgagaaataataatcaaagtacaaaactctggagggacaaaactctggagggacaaaactccaatgtatattttatatgtttgtacagtgaatgtatatgtacagtatgtgtatatgtatatttgtgcagtgaatgtatatgtacagtatgtgtatatgtatgtttgtacaataaatgtatatgtacagtatgtatgtttgtacagtgaatgtatatctacagtatgtatgtttgtacagtaaatgtatatgtacagtatgtgtatatgtatgtttgtacagtgaatgtatatgtacagtatgtgtatgtttgtacagtgaatgcatatgtacagtatgtgttcatgtatgtttgtacagtaaatgtatacatacagtatgtgtatatgtatattcgtgcagtgaatgtatatgtacagtatgtgtatacgtatgtttgtacaataaatgtatatgtacagtatgtatgtttgtagagtgaatgtatatgtacagtatgtgtatatgcatatttgtacagtgaatgtatacgtacagtatgtgtatgtgtttgtacagtgaatgtacatgtacagtatgtgtatacatatgtttgtagagtgaatgtatatgtacagtatgtgtatatgcatatttgtacagtgaatgtatacgtacagtatgtttgtacagtgaatgtatatgtacagtatgtgtatatgcatatttttacagtgaatgtatacgtacagtatgtttgtacagtgaatgtatatgtacagtatgtgtatatgcacatttgtacagtgaatgtgtatgtacagtatatgtatatgcacatttgtacagtgaatgtatatgtacagcatatgtatatgtatgtttgtacagtgaatgtatacgtacagtatgtgtatatgtatgattgtacaataaatgtatatgtacagtatgtatgtttgtggagtgaatgtatatgtacagtatgtgtatatgcatatttgtacagtgaatgtatacgtacagtatgtgtatgtgtttgtacagtgaatgtatatgtacagtatgtgtatacatatgtttgtagagtgaatgtgtatgtacagtatgtttgtacagtgaatgtatatgtacagtatgtgtatatgcatatttgtacagtgaatgtatacgtacagtatgtttgtacagtgaatgtatatgtacagtatgtgtatatgcacatttgtacagtgaatgtatatgtacagtatatgtatgtttgtacagtgaatgtatacgtacagtatgtgtatatgtatgtttgtacagtgaatgtatacgtacagtatgtgtatatgtatgattgTACAGTGActgtgcgtgtggatgtatgtactttgagtatgtaggtatgtactgtatttgtgtatgtatgtggaagCCTCAGTacctacatactgtatgtatgaataagggtgtgtatgtgagtatacagtatgtgtatttgtatgtacaatatatttgactcccagtgtacATTAGAGCCAGAGTACGGACGGCCGCAGCCACCCAGagagcaggtgtggcgcccagggatcGTACATTTGTTTACAAGTCAGGTCTTCTGGCCATGAACTCACACAACCGCTCAAGGTTTCCTTGCAAGCACGAGCCCGGCCCCTGGACCCTGCAAACTCTCCATCGCTAGAGCTGAATTCGAGACCATGGAACGCCTCGGAATCATTCGCCGCTCAGACAGCCAGTGGGCGTCGCCCCTCCACATGGTGGAGAAGCAGGGAGGTGGTTGGAGGCCATGCGGTGATTACCACAGACTCAACGACGCGACTACCCCGGACCAATATCCAGTCCCCTACGCACAAGATGTTTCCGCCAACTTGGCtggtaaaactgttttctaaGGTAGATGTCGTCCGGGGTTGTCATCAGGTGCCGGTCCACCCCTCTTGTTATCCCAAAGACAGCATTCATCACCCAATTTGGACCGTTCAAATTTTTACGAATGCCTTTTGGTCTTAAGAGCGCCGCACAGACTTTCCAGCGGTTGATGGACTCTGTTTTACCTGACTTGCCGTTTCTGTTCGTCTACTTGGACGACATCCTGCTAGCCATCACCTCTCAGCCCTAAGGACCCTTTTTCAGCGCCGGGCTCATTGTTAACCCGGTGCCAGTTCGGGTTGTCTGTTaaaagctgaatgggtcaaaacacgctgaggaattctacaagaagggacagagccgcctctacttcctcaggaggctaggatccttcaacgtctgtacaaagatgttgaagatgttctacgagtcagtGGTGGCAGgtgccttcttgtacgccgtggcttgctggggcagcgggctaagagtgagggacacaaacagacaggacaagctggtagagaaggccagtaacgtggtgggagtggagctggactctctggcggtggtgtcagagaggagaagtctagcaaaactcctagccattatggacaacacctcccacccactacactcggaccttgtggagagaatgagcacgttcagtggaaggctcggaCTCCCTAAATGCAAAACGGAACAAcaaaggaggtccttcatacagacagccaacagactgtataatgcatatgttccttgactgcacttaaatgtagaatatatgtagaatatattcatactattaatatattatataatatacgttatatattattcattattattattgtctattgtgagcgaactgtggtactgactatcccccagggatcaaaaaagtactttctattctattctattcaattatcggaggtgggtagagtagccagatattgtactcaagtaagagtactgttactttacataTGTATTAAATCTAAATATAACCAAATTATTTTAACTTGATATGACATGTCTAATCATGTGACTGTATAAAACactggccatacagcaatagatgtcTATTATCTGACACCTgacatgttagctacctctctttatTTTTAACGTCTGTGGGGGAGAGGCGTGGCCTGCaaacctgcagcgaagcggggtgtgccaggaccggctttgacATCTGCGACagttgcgtagatggcccacctgggcctgcttagctaatcacctgtcgctttgttaaaaggcagcagccgggttGGAAAGTTGGAGTTGGAGCACGAGCGAGACTGACACAcacaaaagacaattgctgaaaagcacaccaGACTATTGAGGAATAAACCAGTGTTCTGAACCCTGAACGGAGCTGTGATGTCAGTacctggtggtctgaagaacccggaGGAGAGATACCTCCacaatgtctattttctgctggatctattctctattttatgctgcagctgtcacatagactgtaatattgtacatggtcattgttatatagatataatatatcggtatatatattatactgaacatatagtatgtaaatattacgtatatatgttatattttgtattgctatatctagtccatttatacctgcattgtccttttcattattgtaactgagctactgtggggAACAATGTCCCCTGTGGATCATTCAAGTTACAGTTAGTCTAAGTCTAAAGTAAAACCACAACAGtcttttattgtctttaatgaaagTAAACTTGTCAAAAATAGCTGTCTCATCTTTCTacactatatactgtacatgtatttaGGCTTTTATTTTGATGAGTTCTCACATCCACACCTCAATGATGTCGCCATCCTCCATGTCCAGCTGAGCGGGCGTCTGATTGGCCGCCACCTTGCAGCCGTCGAAGTGAAACTGCACCTTTCTTCTGGCACGGGCGGGCATCGCCGACACGTACTGCGAGAAGATGGCGCCCAGCTCCGCCTCCTACACATGACGTAATGGATTAGAGCCAATAGGCAGCGGGCGTGACTGCAGGACGCCGACCTTATCCACGGAGAAGTCACGCGCCGACCCTCGCTCCTTGCCC
The DNA window shown above is from Nerophis ophidion isolate RoL-2023_Sa linkage group LG23, RoL_Noph_v1.0, whole genome shotgun sequence and carries:
- the spns1 gene encoding protein spinster homolog 1 isoform X2 — encoded protein: MSLEAPASDSAPFLSDDDSEAEEREEAAEREEPASGVSATRAVVTVLVLCYINLLNYMDRFTVAGVLPDIEHYFGIDDGKSGLLQTVFICSYMVLAPLFGYLGDRYNRKWIMSGGIAFWSLVTLASSYTPKEHFWALLLTRGLVGVGEASYSTIAPTIIADLFVKETRTNMLSVFYFAIPVGSGLGYIVGSQVSNVTEDWHWALRVTPALGLLAVLLLLLVVQEPKRGAIEARHQHQLHRTSWLSDLRALSTNTSFILSTLGFTAVAFVTGSLALWAPTFLLRAAVFTGERVPCMKGHCPSSDSLIFGVITCVTGVLGVASGVQASRLLRSRTPRADPLVCASGLLLSAPFLYLAVVFAQASTVATYVFIFLGECFLSMNWAIVADILLYVVVPTRRSTAEALQIVISHLLGDAGSPYLIGVVSDALRKRDSFLWQFRSLQTALLLCSFVAVVGGAFFLATALFIERDRHRAENFPPSDEEPIVVPQSGRSTRVPVSSVLV